CCAAAACCAACCTGAATAAGATTACTTTCCTTAGAATTAAAATATCCAATATTAAACGTAAGTGCCTTTAAGCTGCTGATCCAAAAACCGCCGCCTTGGGAAGTATGCCAAACATTTGAACTTTCATTGGGCATCCATACCCTACCATAATCAAACCCACCGTACATACCAATGGTTACAGGAGATACAGCGGTTATGTAACGCTTTAGTTTCAGTTTAAGATCTGAAGATTGGTAGAAATAAGACTTGCCGGTAAAACGTTCATCCCTAAATCCTCTAAGTCCGTTACCACCACCAATAGAGGGTGTATGGTAAAAATATACATCATTGTAATCAAAAAGTCCTTTGTATTCCGCAGTAGTACTAAATACAAGGTTTCCCTTATGTTCTAATTTATGGTCAAAACCTACTTTCAAAGAAGCATAACCAAACTTGTTGTCATTATTGGCGATATTCATTTTATAACCAGCGGAGAAGCCAAAGTAAATAGCTTTTGATGGAAAATCACCTGCATCATCACGATCATATTCCCCCGTCAATTCTAGTCCTCCGTAGTTTTGGGTTTCAAATATTTCATTATTAAGATTGTTGCTATTGAACAATCTGTTTGGGTTGTCATCTACCTTAAACGACTCAAATAACCCTCTGATACGAAGGCTGTAATATGCTAAACCGGCACTTGCCTTTAACATTCTAATTCTGCCTCTATAATAATCTCTATCAAGGGCATCTTCATTGTTTACAGTTTCGTTACCAAAGCCAAAAAAGTTCTTTACATAACGATCATTGGCAAAGTAGGCACTTGTTTCAAAATTCCATCCGGGGAAAACACTTCCGTAAATACCGGAGTAAGACAGTTCAGCAGCCTTAAAATTAAAGTAGTAATTGGCACTAATGCTATGCTGTTGTCTAAATGAATTACCGTCTATTCCTTTTTGGGTATAGGTGTTTGATGCTCCTAGAAAAAAACCATCGTCCGTTCTAAACCCTAATGTGGGCACCAATACATTGGTATTAGGCTCAAAATATCTAAAATGAAAAGTGTTCGTCTTATAATTATCGGTTAATAGGGTTTTAGGTTTTTGATCTTGAATATCAATCTTTTCATGTTCCCAATCGTACAATTTTACTTTTTTCTTATTGCCTATGGTGTAAGTATCGTCACCATAACCTCCAATTATTCTTAATTTGGTTTTAGGGTTTTCTTCACCTTCAACAACAAAAACATCATCATCACCTAAACCATAGATCCAGACTTCTTTCGTTAAACTATCATTGAATGTTCTTGAGTAGACCAATTCATTTTTTTCATCACTTAAAATACGTTTTACTACAACCTTGGTTTCACCATTTTTCATTCTGGTCATGGTAAAGATGTCGTCTTTTTCGGTACCGAGTACGGCTACAATTTTATTAAGGTAATTTGCATACGCTTCAGCGGTTTTAGGCAATGTTTCTAGTCGTTGTTTTAAACTTTGCTTAATATATTCTGAAGTTTCATCTTGCACCGCCATGGGCAAACGTTTAAAGGCTTTTTCTATAACCTCTGCCGTCATTCCATCTTGTATGGCTCTTGCCTCTTCTACCCATGCCTCTGGTCCATAACTAGTGGCCAATGTTCTATCTAATCTGTTACCGGAAAGGTTCAGCCATTTTACATTATCTACATCCTCATCATAGGTTTCCCAATTTCTTGTACCGGGAACAAACCACTGTACAAAAGGGATTACTTTGCCATCGAACCTTGGGAATGCATTGTCCCTATCTCTTGGAACGGGCATAAACTCTTTCTCACCATCCGGACTTTCATATTCGATCCACCTCCATTGATCTTGGTGGCGGTCCCAATCGCCAATAAGCATATCGAAAATTCTAGCTCTAATAAAGCTCTTTTCATCTACCCAATAAGACTCATCGCTCTTTATTTTTTCTAACATATCCGTAGTACTTTCATAGTCTACCACTTCACCGGAATTTTCATGGATTGTTCTTCTATAGCCCTTATAATGTGCTTGTTCTTCAGACGGTCTACGCTCTATATAATATAATTCATCACCATAGTTTTCATTGAATTGTTTAAGGCTGTCTTGCTTTGGAACATAAAACAAATCTGTATCAGAATGGTTTATTCCTACGGATTTAGCTAAGGGATTAATGACCAGCTGCATGTATGGGTGGGCAGTGGTAAAGAAATCTGAAATTGCTTTTTCTGCCCAAGTATCTTGATAATCTTGCGTATTATACGATATGCCCGGAATCTTGAATTTTAAAAACTTAAGCGCGCTTTTCTTTAATGATCTCATGGCATATTGTTTGCCGTTTGCATCTTCTAAACGAAGGGAGAAAGATTGGTGTCCGCCTCCTTCTTTAACAACCGAGAGACCTCCGTAAAGGGTGTCTAATTGAACTATGGGGGCTTCTACAGGCTTACCATAATAGTTGCGATAACGCTCTCCCCACAAAAATTTATAAAATCCACTTTTATTATAATCCTTTGGGTCGTCTAAGATATTGGTCTCTTCTATTTCCTTACCATTTACTGTAAATTGATCAAATTCTTTTTCAGGTTCTTTTTTAGAAAGGACATTAAAGGTCTTGCTAGATGAAAGATCGTTTTCAGAAACAAACGTTACTTTAGAACTACCATCTTTAAAATAGTCTAGCCTTGCAAAGCCACGCTCGCCATACACATATTCACCATGATAATCAATAGAACCACCTATGGCGGTAATTCTACCAGCTGTTAATTTGGCAGCACTTTTTTCTCCTAAAGAGCCACTTACTATTTGGTGAATGCCACCACCTTCCAATAATTGCAGACTTTCTTCATGACCGGAAATCAAGGTAATTCTATCATTGGCCTGTGCCAAGGCACTTACTGCAATACGTAGATAATTATATCTTCTGGAATTTACATGTTCAGGATCAAACGCACCCAAGTCCATCACGGCATTTTTAATAGTACCCACTAACGGTAGCGGTGTAGCGTGATCTTTAACCGTTGTTTTACCAGCGTAGGTACCGTTGGTAAATACGGGGTGATGCATAGCTATGACAATATTCTTGCCTTGGCCATCGCCTATGTACCCTTCCAACTCCTCCATAAATCTTCTACGGGTAATAATATCAGAGCACTTTTTGTTGATATCTTCAATTCTGGACCAGTTGGATACAAACCATTTAGAGTCCACTAAAATAAGATCAAGATCGTCATTTATGACCTTGTGTTCTATAGGGCAGCCATTATTTGGAAGTACTGCAGTGTTTTGTCTTTCAACATCTTTTAGATAGTTTTCTACTTTTTCTATCTTGTTTAGCTTATAACTTTTCCATTCGTTATTACCTGGCAAGAATATGGTTTCTCCCTTAAAATTAGATGAAAGATCCAACTGTTGTTGAATAAAAAGGCTATCGATCAGCCAATTATTGGTCTCTGGAGATATATTATCACCCGTAAAGACCAACGTACTATTTTCTGTAGCTAGATCTAGCTCTTCTTTAAAGCGCTGTAAAAGTGCATTGTTAGGTACCGAAGATGCATTGCCCAGACCGCCTGCAATGTAGAAGGTATGGGTGATATCATTTGTATTTTCCACAGTTGAGTCACTGTGAATATTGCTTTGCTCTTTGTATGTTGCGCAAGAAGATATAAACAGTAAAGCAATTAGAATACTAAAAGGTTTTACGGTCAAATAATTTGCCCAAGAATGGTATGGTGGGTTGGTCATATAAATGTTTAAGTTGATACTGGTCTAAGAGGTTTTTTTAATTGGTAAAAAACACGTTTGAAACAATGATCCCAATTATGAGAATGACCAAAAATGATATTAAAATGGTTACGCCCAGTTTTGTTTTTTTGTTTTTCTGAAGGATAAATTCCCTGGTTTCTTCTTCGGGTTCTTTTACGAACTTTGTCTCTTTTGTATTCTCTTTCATGTTTTTATTTTTTAATGTATACTGTTTTTTTGTTAACGAATTCCAATATGCCTTCCCTAGACAGTTCTCTACCATAACCGGAAGCTTTTGTACCTCCAAATGGTAATCTAGGGTCAGATTTCACCATGTCATTGATAAAGAATGCTCCATCTGGAATTTGTGATATCATATCCATGGCACTATCTATATCTTGGGTAAATAACATACTACCCAGTCCAAATCTAGAATTGGTCGCTAATTGTATTGCCTCTTCTCTATTTGCCACTTTGGTAATAGCAGCTACAGGACCAAAAGTTTCTTCTTTGAACACTGGCATTTCTTTGGTGACATTGGTAAGTATGGTAGGGGAAAAATAGGCGCCATTTCTTTCATTGCCCAAAATAATTTCTGCACCCATATCAATGGAATCCTGTACTTGTTTTTGAAGTTCTTCAGCCAAATCTTCCCGCGCCATAACACCAATAAAAGTATCTTTATCCATTGGGTCACCTACTTTAAAAGATTTAATTTCTGCGGTAAACTTTTCTATGAAGTCATCATAAATATCAGCACATACAATGAACCTTTTTGCGGCAATACAACTTTGCCCCGTATTCTGCATACGTGCAGTGGCCATTGTTGATATATATTGGTCCAGATCAGCATCTTCCCATATAATACATGCATTGTTCCCACCAAGTTCCAGGACAGATTTTTTAAGATTTTCACCTGCTGTACGGGCAATAGACCTACCTGCTTTCTCACTTCCGGTGAGGGTTACGGCCTTAATACCTTCGTGGGCAATAAGTTTTTCTATTTCTTCATGACCTGATTTTATACTTTGTAAACACCCTTCTGGATATCCGGCATCTAAAAACAATTGCTCTATGGCCAGAGAACATCCCGTAACGTTTTTTGCATGTTTCAATAAAGCGGTGTTACCAGCGGTCAATGTAGGTGCTGCAAACCTTAACACTTGCCAAAATGGATAATTCCAGGGCATAACGGCCAAAATGCATCCTAAGGGATCATGACTAATAAAACTTTCATTTGCATCTGTATCAATAAGTTCATCGGCTAAAAGGTCCTCGGCATTTAAAGCATAAAAATCACAGACCCAAGCGCACTTTTCAATTTCGGCAATGCCTTGTGATATTGGCTTGCCCATTTCTTGGGTCATTAGCTTGGCGTATTCCTCTTTACGTTCTATAAGCAACTCGGCCACATTGGTCAACAATTGACATCTATCTTCAAATTCCATGTTGGCCCATGAAGTTTGGATTTCCAATGCTTTCTTTAACTTAGATTGTATAGACTTGCTATCATCTAAAGTGTAAGTAGCTATGGTATCGCCAGTGTATGGGTTTTTTAAATCGTAATCTTTCATAACGGCAAATTTAGGTGTAAGGGGTTGTGTGTATTAATGCGTTCCATATTATTCTTAACCCTTTAAGTTAGGTATTGTTACGGTCAATATTATAAGGTTTTGAGTTAAGTAATTGTATAGGTATTAAAGAACTTTGTTGAAGATGATAGCTAGACCGCTATTATTGAATAAAAGAAACGTTTAATCTAAAATTTAAAATATGAACAATAGTGGAAATACATTATTAGCAATTATTGCAGGTTCTGCCATTGGTGCAGCCTTAGGAATTCTTTATGCACCGGATAAGGGTGAGAATACAAGAAGATTAATTGCAGATCAAGCAGCATCTACAAGAGATAATTTTACAGAAAGTGCTTTAGATCTAAAGAACAGAGTAGTTTCAAAAATGTCTGATGAAAGAGAGACTTTAGATACCAGGGTAGAATCTTTGGTTTCAGATATAAGTTATAAAACCGAAGATGTTATTTCAACATTGGAGAAAAAATTGGCCGAGTTGAAGACCAAAAATAAGAAACTGCAGAAAACAGTATAAATGGGAGTAATTGATTCACTTAACGAAACGTCTAATAAAGCTATTGATGTAGGAGAGGTTTATTATAAAAAAACCCAAGAGTACTACAGGCTAAAAGTGTTTCAACAATTAACTATGACCACTGGTATGCTGCTGAAAACAGCTGTATTTGGTGGTCTTGGTTTTATGGCACTTGTTTTTATTACGGTTGCCGGCGTTGTGTACTTGGCAAAGATTATTGATAGTATGGTAGGCGCATGTCTAATTGCCGGTGCTTTCTTTATCCTTTTATTGATATTGGCCTATTTATTTAGGAGCAAAATTGATAATCTGTTGGTGAAAAAGCTGTCGGTCAAATTCTTTAATTAAATAGAGCTATGTATAAAAATTTTGAGGAAGTAGAGTTTCATTTAAAGCGCTTGAAATTAGAGCGTGAAATTGCTTTAGAAGAACTTAAGGGCATAAAGAATGACGTAAAACAAGATTTGAGTCCGTACAACTGGGTTTCCACTGCAATCTCCGCTGCCAAAAAATTTGGAATGCTTTATTTGGTACGTAAAGTGGTCAAATAAAATATAACCATTTAAAAAGCATAAAAAAAGCACCTCATTTAATGAGGTGCTTTTTTTATGTGTAATGTTTGTTGATGTTATTCTTTGGTCCACGCATCTAACATCCAACTTACTTTTTCAATTTCGCCAATGTATCCACCGATCATATCAATGGTTCCTTCATCGCCACCAGCTTCTGCAACTTTAACAACCTTGCTCATCTGCTTTAATAAGGTCTCATGCTGATCAAGTATATTTTTTACCATTTCGGTATCAGAGATCAGGGAAGACGTTTCTTTGATGGACGACATTTCAAAATATTTTGAAAATTCACTGGTTGGGTTATCTCTTAACGTTAAAATACGTTCAGCTATTTCATCAATTTTTATTCTAGCATCAGTATACAGCTCTTCAAACTTAATGTGTAGGTCAAAAAAGTTTTTACCGGACACATTCCAGTGATAGCCTCTTAAGTTTTGATAGTAGAGATTGTAATCTGCCAACAATGTATTTAATTCATTGACAATTGGTTTAATATCCTTTGATTTTATATCTAAGTAGCTCATAAAAATTTGTTTAATTGTTTAGTACAAAATTAATCATGTTAACGGTAGGGTGTTGACCCAGAAAGCTTAATGATCAACACTTTAACCTTTTTTAACGTTAGTAGTGTTATTAAGGCTTTACAAGGGGCTTTAGGTTAATGTATGAATAGTTTATTTCACCAACATGTTCATACTCGGTAGAGTTTTGTTTTAAGGAACCCCAATCAAATTGATCATCCAAATTGTTCTCTTTGTAGAAATTGGTCAAGCCTTCGGTAAATAGCAAATACTCATTCATTCTTACCTTATTCTTTAAAAGCTTGTGGGCAATGATAAGGTCTTCGCCAAACAGCTTAATGCTGTTGCCAACCTTGGTCAATGCTATTTCTTTTCCATAATGCAGGATTATTTTAAGACCTAAAATTTCCGGTATGGAAGCGGCATCTTTGTTTTTCTTATATTTTTCTCTCAACGCATCCAATTCTTTATAGAATTCAGTGTAGAATATTCTACACTGTTCAATGAGTGCTTGTAATGATGGCATTTCTCCGGTCTTAAAAAAGAGTACGGCATCACCTTCAATTTCAGAAACTTTTAATCCGATCTTATTCGTGTAGATGATCTGATTTAAAAGCGCAGGAATAATTTTTGAACTTAGTTCAAAATCCGTTTCGCTCATAAATTCAGTAAAGCCACTAATGTCTGGTATACAAATTAACATGGGTGATCCTTTCATATGCGGCAGTATAAAGATATTGGGGCAAGGTAGAGAACTTCTATTATCAAAAAGACCTCGTTTCATAAAAATGATATCACAATCCAACTAGCAAGTGAAAAGTCATTTAGGCTATAAAACAGTTTTTTTGGGCACTAAAAAGATGACCTCATTATTTATTTTTGTTTCATGATACATTAAAAAGTATAAACAAAAATAGATACGTTTCACTTTACTTCTCTAAAAATGAATTATTCAGAACTATTGGCTAGTGAGCCCCATGATATTGCTGCCCATATGCAGTTAAAATATGTAGATAGAGAAGCCTTGACCATACAAAGGGTGAAAGAAAAAGACAAGTTTCTGTATTTGCTGAAGAATAAACCTTTGCAAAAAGAAACTGAATTAAAAAGGATAAAAAAGTTAGTAATTCCACCTGCCTGGCAAGAAGTTAAAATAGCATCGATAGCCAACGCACATTTACAAGCAGTGGGCTATGACTTAAAACATAGATTGCAATATAGGTATCATGAACTTTGGCTAAGGGTAAGAAACCGTACCAAGTTTTTGAGAATGCATCATTTTGGGCAGGCATTGCCCAATATACGCAAACAGGTAGATGAAGATCTACAATTACAAGGCTGGCCAAAAGATAAAGTACTTGCACTTATAGTTAGGTTAATGGAAGAAACGCATATTCGTATAGGTAATCAACAATATGCCAAAAGAAACAAGACCTATGGGCTGTCTACACTTAGAAACAAGCATTTAAAAACCAGTAAGAACAAATTAAAGTTTGAGTTTATAGGTAAAAAGGGCAAAAAGCATAGCATAACTCTTAACAATAAACGTTTGCGTAGGTTGGTACTTCAATGCGAGGAGATACCGGGTTGGAATCTTTTTCAATTTTTTGACGAGGACGGAATTAAAACCAATGTAGATAGTGGTATGGTCAATGAGTATCTACAAGAAATAAGCGGAGACCTGTTTACTGCAAAGGACTTTAGAACTTGGTCTGGCACCATTATCTTTTTTGAGTCATTGCTAGAGAATGCACCAACCAATGATGAAACCCAAATTAAAAAGAATGTAATCAAGGCTTTTGACGCCACGGCCAAAGCTCTTGGTAATACCAGAAATGTTTGTAAGAAGTATTATGTGCACCCATACGTGGTAAGCACTTATGAAAATGGAGGGTTACATAAGGTATTTCAGAATTTGGAGAAACAGTCCTCGTCAGCATATCAAACAGCGGCAGAGAAAGCATTGATAAAATTAATTTCGGATTTTAATCCGTTATTGAATTTGTCCAAAAAGAATTAGGGTATTTTCACCTTAATCGGCGCGGTCAACCTCGCTCTCACTTTTTAGAACGTAATCACCATCATCTTGTTTTATATATAGTGCTTTATCGTCACTACTGCCATTTCTAGTAACCTCACTTCCTTTTATGGTCTTTGTGGTTTTAGATATATATGTTTCTTCAACAGTACCTTCTGCAGTACCATTACCCCATGACCATTTTACTACTGTACCTTTTCTTATCATACTTATTTATTGTTGTTTGTGCATTTCCATCACTTCTAGTTTTTTGGAGAACCAGTGATGGAAATTACCTTTTTCAGGGGCACAAACACGAGAACTAAAATTTGATATTGCAATTTCTATAATATTTGAAATTATTGTGTGAAATGCCGCATTTATTTTTTGCTCTAAACACCTGAATATTAACCCAATTCAAAGGAGTTAATGCTTCCTTTTTTAAGGATAAAAAGAACCGATGATCACGTATATATTTGATATCAAAACAATACGATGATAGATTTTGTTATAGGGATATCGATAATGATAGGTCTAGGGTATCTAGGTTTTTTGGTAAGTGAATATTTGATCGATAATACTGTTGATGATTTGAGCAAAACCCAAAGAGATGAGTTTTGCGAAATTGATTTAGATCATATGTTGATGTATTCCGATCAAAGCAAAGCGAAAGATTTGAACGAGCTAAAAAGAAAATTACAAGATTTTAAAAACAGAAATAAATTTTACAAGATGTAATAGTGATCAACATCTTTAAAAAAGAGGTCACGTAATTAAAACTATATAAAATGAGTACATATACAGAAGAAGTTGGAAATAAATTAAATGAGTTGTTGGAGAAAACCTATGATGCCGAGAAAGGCTTTAAAAAAGCGGCCGAAAACATTGATAACCCTCAATTAAAGGCGTTTTTTGAATCAAAGGCAAAACAACGTTATGATTTTGGTCATGAGTTAAAAACAGAAATTATGTCATTTGGTCAGAAAATTGATAAGGGTGATAGTATTACCGGTAAAGCACACAGAGCTTGGATGGACGTTAAAGCCTTATTTTCACTTGATAATGCAGAATCCATGTTAGAAGAAGCTATTAGAGGTGAAAAAGCAGCTATTGAAGAGTATGAAGATGTATTGGAAGATACCTCCTTACCGTCTACCACGGCTACAATTTTAAGAAGTCAAAAAGAGGCGATCAAAAATGGTTTGTCCAATATTAAAATTTTAGAAGACGCACGATAAACAATAGTGTTTAAACTAATGAAAGAGGCTTATTTAAGCCTCTTTTTTTTGGATTGTATGCAAGAATTTAAGTAG
The sequence above is a segment of the Maribacter dokdonensis DSW-8 genome. Coding sequences within it:
- a CDS encoding NAD-dependent succinate-semialdehyde dehydrogenase, with protein sequence MKDYDLKNPYTGDTIATYTLDDSKSIQSKLKKALEIQTSWANMEFEDRCQLLTNVAELLIERKEEYAKLMTQEMGKPISQGIAEIEKCAWVCDFYALNAEDLLADELIDTDANESFISHDPLGCILAVMPWNYPFWQVLRFAAPTLTAGNTALLKHAKNVTGCSLAIEQLFLDAGYPEGCLQSIKSGHEEIEKLIAHEGIKAVTLTGSEKAGRSIARTAGENLKKSVLELGGNNACIIWEDADLDQYISTMATARMQNTGQSCIAAKRFIVCADIYDDFIEKFTAEIKSFKVGDPMDKDTFIGVMAREDLAEELQKQVQDSIDMGAEIILGNERNGAYFSPTILTNVTKEMPVFKEETFGPVAAITKVANREEAIQLATNSRFGLGSMLFTQDIDSAMDMISQIPDGAFFINDMVKSDPRLPFGGTKASGYGRELSREGILEFVNKKTVYIKK
- a CDS encoding YtxH domain-containing protein produces the protein MNNSGNTLLAIIAGSAIGAALGILYAPDKGENTRRLIADQAASTRDNFTESALDLKNRVVSKMSDERETLDTRVESLVSDISYKTEDVISTLEKKLAELKTKNKKLQKTV
- a CDS encoding Dps family protein — protein: MSYLDIKSKDIKPIVNELNTLLADYNLYYQNLRGYHWNVSGKNFFDLHIKFEELYTDARIKIDEIAERILTLRDNPTSEFSKYFEMSSIKETSSLISDTEMVKNILDQHETLLKQMSKVVKVAEAGGDEGTIDMIGGYIGEIEKVSWMLDAWTKE
- a CDS encoding DUF2652 domain-containing protein, whose amino-acid sequence is MKGSPMLICIPDISGFTEFMSETDFELSSKIIPALLNQIIYTNKIGLKVSEIEGDAVLFFKTGEMPSLQALIEQCRIFYTEFYKELDALREKYKKNKDAASIPEILGLKIILHYGKEIALTKVGNSIKLFGEDLIIAHKLLKNKVRMNEYLLFTEGLTNFYKENNLDDQFDWGSLKQNSTEYEHVGEINYSYINLKPLVKP
- a CDS encoding DNA topoisomerase IB, whose protein sequence is MNYSELLASEPHDIAAHMQLKYVDREALTIQRVKEKDKFLYLLKNKPLQKETELKRIKKLVIPPAWQEVKIASIANAHLQAVGYDLKHRLQYRYHELWLRVRNRTKFLRMHHFGQALPNIRKQVDEDLQLQGWPKDKVLALIVRLMEETHIRIGNQQYAKRNKTYGLSTLRNKHLKTSKNKLKFEFIGKKGKKHSITLNNKRLRRLVLQCEEIPGWNLFQFFDEDGIKTNVDSGMVNEYLQEISGDLFTAKDFRTWSGTIIFFESLLENAPTNDETQIKKNVIKAFDATAKALGNTRNVCKKYYVHPYVVSTYENGGLHKVFQNLEKQSSSAYQTAAEKALIKLISDFNPLLNLSKKN
- a CDS encoding hypervirulence associated TUDOR domain-containing protein — encoded protein: MIRKGTVVKWSWGNGTAEGTVEETYISKTTKTIKGSEVTRNGSSDDKALYIKQDDGDYVLKSESEVDRAD
- a CDS encoding ferritin-like domain-containing protein produces the protein MSTYTEEVGNKLNELLEKTYDAEKGFKKAAENIDNPQLKAFFESKAKQRYDFGHELKTEIMSFGQKIDKGDSITGKAHRAWMDVKALFSLDNAESMLEEAIRGEKAAIEEYEDVLEDTSLPSTTATILRSQKEAIKNGLSNIKILEDAR